A DNA window from Paraburkholderia sp. IMGN_8 contains the following coding sequences:
- a CDS encoding LLM class flavin-dependent oxidoreductase: MTSAETRSPLRQLHLNVNILHSGFLPSAWRVAEADPNAFVDVAHYVRVAQIAEAAKFDAVFLADNASIADQIGFRPITALEPTVLLACVAAATTHIGVIGTASTSYNEPYNIARRFSTLDHVSAGRAGWNVVTTADLGSARNFGYTAVPDHAERYARAAEFTELVKALWDSWEDGALLGNKLDGRFVDTERVHPVAHRGKYFNVEGPLNLPRSPQGHPVLVQAGGSADGRELAARHAEAVFSASQSFDESLAYARDLKARAAAYGRAPVKILPGLTTIVGATEADALRRRDELVDLIPWTYSLNRLAGTLGIGVERLHLDEPLPQDLALPGGGSGNHTFFHAMLAQARRHGYTVRELIRSMAGGTGHRVIVGTPEQIADDIEHWFREGAADGFNLMPDVLPGGLQDFVDGVVPILRQRGIFRSEYEGRTLREHLGLTRPDNGRLWLKTA, encoded by the coding sequence ATGACTTCTGCCGAGACCCGTTCGCCGCTTCGGCAACTGCATCTGAACGTCAACATTCTGCACTCGGGCTTCCTGCCGTCGGCGTGGCGTGTTGCCGAAGCGGACCCCAACGCCTTCGTCGATGTCGCGCACTACGTGCGAGTTGCGCAGATTGCCGAAGCCGCGAAGTTCGACGCGGTGTTTCTCGCCGACAATGCGTCAATCGCCGATCAGATCGGCTTTCGCCCGATCACCGCGCTCGAGCCCACCGTGCTGCTCGCGTGCGTCGCGGCGGCCACCACGCATATTGGCGTGATCGGCACCGCGTCGACGAGTTATAACGAGCCGTACAACATTGCCCGGCGTTTCTCGACACTCGACCACGTCAGTGCGGGCCGCGCCGGCTGGAACGTCGTGACGACCGCCGACCTCGGGTCGGCGCGCAATTTCGGCTATACGGCTGTGCCCGATCATGCTGAACGCTATGCGCGGGCCGCCGAATTCACCGAGTTGGTCAAGGCGCTGTGGGATAGCTGGGAAGACGGTGCGCTGCTTGGCAACAAACTCGATGGCCGCTTTGTCGATACCGAGCGTGTTCATCCCGTCGCGCATCGCGGCAAATACTTCAACGTGGAAGGACCGCTGAACCTGCCGCGCTCGCCGCAGGGACATCCGGTGCTGGTGCAGGCCGGCGGCTCGGCTGACGGTCGCGAACTTGCCGCACGGCATGCCGAGGCGGTGTTTTCCGCATCGCAGTCGTTCGACGAATCGCTGGCGTACGCACGCGATTTGAAGGCGCGCGCCGCGGCGTATGGACGTGCACCGGTCAAGATCTTGCCTGGACTGACGACGATCGTCGGTGCAACCGAAGCCGATGCGCTGCGACGTCGCGACGAACTCGTCGATCTGATTCCGTGGACGTATAGCCTGAACCGGCTCGCGGGCACGCTCGGCATCGGCGTGGAGCGGCTGCACCTGGACGAGCCGCTGCCGCAGGATCTTGCGTTGCCGGGTGGCGGCAGCGGCAACCACACCTTCTTTCACGCGATGCTCGCGCAGGCGCGGCGCCACGGTTACACGGTGCGCGAACTGATCCGCTCGATGGCGGGCGGCACGGGGCATCGCGTGATTGTCGGCACGCCCGAGCAGATCGCGGACGATATCGAACATTGGTTCAGGGAGGGCGCCGCCGATGGCTTCAATCTGATGCCCGATGTTCTGCCGGGCGGCTTGCAGGATTTCGTCGACGGTGTTGTGCCGATCTTGCGTCAGCGCGGCATTTTCCGCAGCGAGTATGAAGGCCGTACCCTGCGCGAGCATCTTGGGCTGACGCGGCCGGATAATGGAAGGTTGTGGCTGAAGACGGCGTAG